DNA from Serinus canaria isolate serCan28SL12 chromosome 13, serCan2020, whole genome shotgun sequence:
CAGGGCAGAGATGCGACGGGGCACCTGATGAAACTTCAAAGCCTCAATCGAACTCTAGACACCATCAATCACACTACACCTACCTCTCCAAACACCTGGAAGTGAGAACACGAACCCCTACTCCACCTCCCTGGAGCAAGAGAAACCACCTTTTAAGAGGGCATTAAGAATTGCTCAACTATCCATTCCAGAAAACCTCCCTACACAGGATACAGAAGGCGGCAGAAGCAGAGGAGTAGGATTGAAGGAAGAGATTTGGGGGAGGAAGTGTGAACCGAAAAACTCACCgagagagcagcagggtcaGCGGGACGGGCGCTGGCAGGGTCCTCGCCCCGGAGTAGCAGCGGGGGCTCGTCGGGCAGCGGCCGGGCCGGCAGGGTGTCGCAGGAGCTGCCGGCCGAGAAGCGCAGCTGGCTCTTGCGCGAGTCGGCCGTGAGCGACACGTCGTGCGAGTAGGACTGCAGGAAGGCGCGCACGCCGTCGATGCCCACGAAGTGCGAGACGGGCACGCCGCGCAAGGCGCCGCTGTCGGGCGGCAGCAGCTGGCGGCGCTGCCAGCGGCGCAGGCGCagcgccagcagcagcagcagaaaggccACGAAGAGGCACGACACGGCGGCCACGGCCAGCACGAGCCAGCGCGTCAGGCCGGCGGCCGGCTCGGCCGGCAACGCCGCCTCGTCGGCCGCGCTGCCCAGCTCGGCCAGCAGCTCGGCCACGCTCTCGGCCAGCACCACGCTCAGCGTGGCCGTGGCCGACAGCGCCGGCCGCCCGTGGTCCCgcaccagcaccaccaggctGTGGCGCGCCGCGTCGCGCGCCAGCGGCGAGCGCGCCGTGCGCACCTCGCCGCTGTGCAGCCCCACGCGGAACAGCCCCGGCTCCGTGGCCTTGGCCAGCTCGTACGACAGCCACGCGTTCTGCCCCGCGTCCGCGTCCACCGCCACCACCTTGGCCACCAGCGCGCCCGCCTCCGACCGCCGCGGCGCCAGCTCCACGCACGACCACGCCGCCACCGAGCCCGAGCCCGCCGCCgcggcggccggcggcgggTACAGCACCTGCGGCGCGTTGTCGTTCTCGTCCACGATCTGCAGCCGCACCGACACGTTGCTGCTCAGCGCCGGCGCGCCGCCGTCCTCCGCCcgcacccacagctgcagctcgCGCAGCTGCTCGTAGTCCAAGGAGCGCAGCGCGTACAGCGCGCCCGTCTCCGCCTGCACCGACACGTACGACGACAGCGGCGCGCCCCGCACCCGCCCCTCCGCCAGCCGGTAGCGCACGCGCGCGTTCTGCCCCCAGTCCGCGTCCGTGGCGCGCACCGTCAGCACCAGCGCGCCCGCCGCGTTGTTCTCCGCCACACGCGCGCTGTAGCGCTCCTCCAAGAACACCGGCGCGTTGTCGTTCACGTCCAGCACCCGCAGCGCCAGCACCGCGCTGCTCTGCAGCGCCGGCGACCCGCCGTCGGCCGCCCGCACCGTCACGTTGTACTCCGACACCTGCTCCCGGTCCAGCTCTCTCGCTGTCACCACGCGGTAGTAGTCCTCAAAATTCTTCTCTAGACGGAATGGGACATCCCCCTCGAGGGAGCAGCGTACGTCGCCGTTGGCCCCCGAGTCGCCATCCTGCACATGCAACAGGGCCACAACTGTCCCCGGCTGAGCATCCTCGGAGATTGTACTCACGGCCGAGGATACTGTCAGTTCGGGCGCGTTGTCATTGACATCTGTCACAGAGATTGCGACTTTCGCGGTGTCGTAAAGCTCTCCTCCGTCATGTGCCTGAACCTCAAGTTCGTGGGAGGAGAATTCCTCGAAATCCAAGTCTTCCTGAACAGTTATTTCTCCTGTCTCAGAGTCGAGATTAAAAAGTTCTGAGGTTCGGTCTGAAATTTTATGGAAGCTGTATTTCACCTGCCCGTTCAGACCCTCGTCGGCGTCTGTGGCCGTGACAGTGACGAGGACAGAGCCCACGGGCACGTCCTCGGGCACACGCACCGTGTACTCCGCCTGGCTGAACACGGGCGCGTTGTCGTTCGCGTCCAGCACCGTCACGCGGATCCGAGCCGTGCCAGTCCGTGCCGGATCGCCGCCGTCGCTCGCCCTCAGCACCAGCTCGTGAAACGCCGCCTCCTCTCGGTCCAGCGCCTTCGCCAGCACCAGCTCGGGACGCTGATCGCCGCCGGGGCCCACCTGCACGGCCAGCGAGAAGTGCTCGTCACCGCTCAGCTCGTAGCTCTGCAGGGAGTTCCGGCCCGTGTCAGGATCGTGAGCCTGGGCTAGGGGAAACCTCGCCCCCAGGGCTGTCATCTCGCTAAGTCTCAGGTCTTTCTCCGCTTGCTGAAAGCTGGGTGCGTTGTCGTTAATGTCCGTGATTTCTACTTCGATTCCGTAAACCTGCATCTGTCCCTCCATTATGAATTCACAGCGTAGCACGCATTTCTCCACCAGCcggcacagctgctctctgtcgATCCTCTCCGCCGTTACTAAATGTCCCGTCTTCCCGTGCAGAGAGAAATACTGCATCCTACCTTTGTTCAGGATGCGCACCCCGCGATCGCTtagctcctggagctgcagccccaagTCCTTGGCCACGTCGCCCACGAACGAGCCCTTGGGCTTCTCCTCGGGCACCGAGTAGCGCAGCTGCCCCCACGCCGCTTCCCACGCCGCCAGCAGCACGCCCAACAACAGAATTCTCTGCCGCCGGCCCCAGCGCCTCTCCGCCGCGCACATCTCCCTTACGGTAATGTCGATCCTGCTCCAGTTCCCGCTCTCTCTGCGGCTTGCCTCTCAGAGTGCCGCCGGCCACTCTGTCTCTCCGCAGCAAGATTCCCCACCGCGGGGACGTTCGCAATCCCTCCGCCGCCGAGACAGCGCGGAAGCGATCGAGCGGGTCCGTAGCGGGCGGGGCTGCAGCGCTCTGAGCTTCCTTTCGCTCCTCTCGGTCAACAGCGGCGCCCGCAGCCTCCTCCCGGCACTGCAGGCACCGAGCGCTGCCCAGCGCTGCGCTCCTGCCTTCCCACGGACAGCTGCGGGGAAGGGAGAGTCGCTACCGAGACATGAGGTGCCGTCCCGCGggaatttccttctttttattttctccatatGTTCTCGTATTTGATCCTCCAGGTAATCCCAACCGACAGGAAGGCCGAGTCCGCCCTTGGTATCAGAATTTCTCCCTCACTGAAAAAATCACTTGCTAATATAAAAATACGTTGTGTGATAATTTTTTATAATGTTTAGAATATACTAAGGCTAATTCtgttaggaaaataaaacttaaaatgcAGGCCTTGTTCTTGAATTACCGGCTCAGGGGTAGCAAAAAAATAACTGCTCTGAGATACGTCACGGGATAATCAGACATCCACTCCTGCCCTCAGAGACGCAGAACTCATAAACCCAAGTTAATGGGGTTTTTAGCGGATTTTCAGTCAATACGGAACACGGTCTAAGTTATATTATCTATTCCATTTGCAGTGACTTAGATAAGACATTCATAGGCGGGAGAAGTGGGGGGTCGATCCACTGAAACTGACAACCCTAACACCGTGGAGCTGTGGAAGAGGtgggctgctctgccacccGCCCGGTGCTCTGCCTTTGCTCAGTAGAAGACTTTCCGTTTACCACCGTACAGGAGGAATTTCCCCTACTGCCCAAAAATCCTTCTCCCCCATCCGGCGGTTTCAGGCTGTAAAGTCACTTGACCACTCCGCACTGACTGTACTGCAACTGACCCTGAGGCAGGAATCATCTGCAGTGAAACCAGCCGGAactctctgcttctctccccACAAACTGCGGGGCAAATGGTGAGGAGAACCACAGGTAAATTGCTTTGGCTACTGTCCCTACTCTGCGGCCCACCGTGGCAAAATCGATGGTAACTACAGAAAGATAACAACTGTTATTAATGTATGATTTCCACTTTCTTAAGAAGCCACATAAAATTGGGGTTTGAACAGTTTATacacatttaaatttaaacaattaATTCGACAGTTTTAACGACCTAGAAAAATCTTTTGCCAGAAATCACAGTGCAAATGCTTGATGTTTCTATGGAAGTGTTCGAATAATTACTTAATCTTTATTTTGGCTGGACAACTTTTAAACTAAATAAAGATGCAAAAATACTCTATTCGAGTGTTCAGTTTCTGTCCTTTTGCATACTCGTTTGTCATTTTTGGTTTGTGCAGAGGCCTGTCCTGGTAaacaggcaaataaaaaaacGACTGTAAAACGCGACTTAGACTTGATTATTCAATTTAGTATTCCACGATCCGCGAGATCTACTAGGTCCAAACAACTCTCTTAGAGAAGAAGAGATAGGAGAAAACAggctctgaaataaaattggATGTGGGGTATGGTTtaggtttggtttgctttgatTTTGAGTCATTAATCTAGGCTTTCACTAGAAAGAgggtaggggaaaaaaaaaaaaaaaaagaagacagaataaactgcagagaaaaataatgactGAACGACTGGACTAAGTAACCAACACCGAATACCATTCCTGAAGAAAACTTATCCTCAAATACACTCGACACTCCTCCAGGACAGAGGAACAAGCTGTAATTTCTCCTTTCATGCTGAAAACCCACacatctcaggaaaaaaacatacaaaacaaATAACAAGCAAACACAAGCCCCCTCCACCCACAAACACCGAATGTTAATTCCCTTTACTGTAGTCTTTTACATGGAATCAGAGGATCTCTTTCTATAGAGCAAGAACCCGAGTTCTCCGTTGAACTGACaaataattgtttaaaataCCTATAAAAATCATgagttaaaaatatatattcatcCCATCAATGCTGCCTTTTCTGAAGCAAGATTCTCTCAAAACATGGGACACTGCATGGCATTACTTGAAGCAGGATTAAATCCCGGGTTTGCATCAAATAAATAATATCAGGGAAAAAAGTTGTCAGCCTCACGAGACCTACCAGATGTGAAGCAGCCTTCTCTCAAAACACAGGAGGGCAAACAGAAGAGGGTTAGAAGAACATGTAACTACTCAATCAACAGGGCCAGATACATGTTCCCTTTCAGAGTAAATACCGAAATAGTATTGACCAACAGATAGCGCCCAGGTCTCGACAAGCGTATCAATCTGACGGAAACGAGAAGGCCGTTTAAGAAAGGCTCAAGGAGAACAGGATGAGCTTGCGGTTTAACAGACCTGCGGTAGGGCGGGCTGGGCAGGAGGCTCTCCCTCGACGGCGCTGGTGTTCGGGCTCGGCTTGTCGCAGGAATCCCCGCCCAGAAGCTCCTCCGCCGACAGGATGGGaaccggcggcggcggcggcggccaaGAGGCCTCGGGCACGGCGCGGGCCGGCGCCGGCACGCACAGGTTGTAGGAGTAGGGCAAGGTGCCCTCGCAGAAGTCGGCCGGGAAGGCGGCGCCGGCCAGGGAGAAGCGCTGCGCGCCCAGGCAGCGCAGCACGGcgggcggcccggcccggcgcagCCGCATCACCACGGCCAGCGCCACGCTCAGCACCAAGAGCGCCGACAGCAGCGCCAGCGCCAGCACCAGGTAGAACTGCAGCTCGGCCGCCTCGGCGCCCGCCGGCCGCTCGCTCAGCTCCGGCAGCGCTTCCTGCAAGCTCTCGGCCAGCACCACGTGCAGCGTGGCCGTGGCCGACAGCGCCGGCTGCCCGTGGTCCTTCACCACGGCCACCACACGCTGCTTGGCCGCGTCCCGCTCGCCCACGGCGCGCGCCGTGCGCACCTCGCCGCTGTGCAGCCCCACGCGGAACAGCGCCGGCTCCGACGCCTGCACCAGCTCGTACGACAGCCACGCGTTGCGCCCCGCGTCCGCGTCCACCGCCACCACCTTGGCCACCAGGTAGCCGGCCTCGGCCGAGCGCGGAACCACCTCGAAAGGCAGCGCCGCCGCCCCTCCCGGAGCCTCtcccgccgccaccgccgccgccgcgggccAGAGCACCCTGGGCGCGTTGTCGTTGCGGTCCAGCACGAAGACGCGCACCGTGGCCGTGGAGCTGCGCGCCGGAGAGCCGCCGTCCTGCGCCCGCACGGCCACCGTGAACTCGCGGCACTGCTCGTAGTCCAAGGAGCGCTGCGTGTACAGCGCACCGCTCCGCGCCTCCACCGACACCAGCGCCGCCGCGCCCGCGCTGCCGCCCGCCAGCCAGTAGCTCACGCGCCCGTTGGCGCCCGCGTCCGCATCCCGCGCCTGCACGCGCAACACCAGAGCGCCCGCCGCGTTGTTCTCTGCCACGTACGCGCTGTACGCCGCCTCCTCGAACTCCGGCGCGTTGTCGTTCACGTCCGacacctccagcaccagctccgTGCTGCTCCACAGCGCCGGCCTGCCCCGGTCCCGGGCCACCACCGTCACCCGGTGCTCCGACGCCTGCTCGCGGTCGAGTGCGCCCGATGTCACCACCTTGTACGAGCCGCCCGAGGACGCCACGATCGACAGCGGCGCCTCTCCCGACAGCTCGCACGACACCTGACCGTTCTCGCCGGAGTCTCTGTCCCGCACTTTCAGCACGGCCACCACGGTGCCCGTCGGGGCATCCTCGGCTACAGGGCTCGAGAGTGACAGAATCGTGACTTCCGGGGCGTTGTCGTTCTCGTCCGTGATATCTATTTGAGCCTTGCAGTGAGTCGTTAACCCGCCTCCGTCCGTTGCCTCCAGGTCAAAGATGTATTTATTCTTCTCCTCGAAATCGAGGGGACCCGCTGTCCTGACCTCGCCGCTGTTGCTGTCGACAGTGAACAAAGCACGGATGGTGTCCGGGACGTTGCTGAATGAGTATGAGACCCGCCCATTGGAGCCGGCGTCTGCGTCTGTCGCCTGTACCCGCAGCACCAGAGATCCCACTGAAAGATTCTCCGCTACTCTCGCCTCGTAGAGGCTTTTGCTGAACACTGGTGGGTTGTCGTTAGCGTCAGTAACGATTACGCGGACATGGACAGTCCCGGATCTCGAGGGATCCCCGGCATCCACCGCCGTCAGGACAAGCTCAAAGGTGCTCTGCTTCTCCCGGTCCAATGCTTTCTCCAGCACTAATTCCGGCTGCTTTCTTCCGTCAGGGCTCTCCTTCATGACCAAAGTGAAAGAGGGATTGCTGGTGAGTTGGTAAGTCAGCAGCGAGTTGCTTCCTGCGTCCTCATCTCGGGCCATCTCTAGGGGAAACCGAGCACCAGGAGGGATCCATTCACCGATCTCGAGAtccagaaaagcttttctgaaaactGGGGAGTTGTCATTCACGTCCTCGATCGCCACCTCGACGTGGAAAACATTCAGCGGGTTGTGCACCAGCACCTCGAAGCTGACAGAGCAGGTCGCCGAATCGCCGCATATCTCCTCCCGGTCCAGCCTCTCGTTCACGTACAGGTTCCCGTTCTCCTCATTCACCGTGAAGTATTGCTTCTCCTCGCTCAGCCGCAGCTTGCGCGCCGGCAGCTCGTCCGCGCTGAGCCCAAGGTCCCGAGCCAGCGGCCCCACGAGCgagcctctgcccagctcctcggGGATGGCGTAGCGGACCCGCTcggccgccgcccggccccacacgcccagcagcagcagcagcagcgcggcCAGCAGCGCTCGCCCGCCGCCCGGCCCGCGCCTCTGCCGCCGCCTCACCGCCATTCTCTGCTCACTGCGCTCGCCGCGCTCCTGCCTCCTGCCGctgccctgcctcccttccAGCCGCTCTCGCCGGCCACAACAGACACCGCTGAAAGACAGAGAGGACGGCGAGCCGCCTCtcgccgccgctgctgctgtTGGCGGTGCCGCTGCGGCCGGCGCCGGGCGAGCGAGCAGCCTGCGGGGGCAGGATGCtgcggcggaggcggcggcggcttGAGCGCCGCTCGGCGGCGGCCAACAGCGACACCCGGAGGCGCCGCCGCGCCACTGCAGCCGCCGGATGGCCGCGCTCAAGGGGGCCCGGCTTTGGGCGGGGCTCGGCGGCTGCACCGGCCCCGGGGGCTCTCCCCGACTGCAAAACAGCCCGAGCAGAAGGTCTGTCCTTACGCGACTCCAAAGGAGATTAgatctgaaaatactttttcgGTACTTTTAGATCATCTCCCTTTGTCGCAGTGAACAATCGGAAGCAAATACTTATGGCAGAGTAATAAAGTTACCTACTCTTATTAAAATGAAGGTACAACTATTAGAAAATTAAGAGATGGTATATCTAGAGAAGACTTTAAAGGCTCTTTAGCATTCTAGGATATTTCTAATTGTTATATTAATCGGAAAAAATTCCTAGAAGATAATAGTTGGAGTAGTGTGGAATAGTCAATAATATTCAGAAACGCAtggaagaaaatgtcatttctaTCTTGTCATGGTTTGGGTGTGAACGAATCTTTCTGGTCATGTGTTCCACACCTCACTAGTCAGGTTTCTCAAAGCCCTGAACCCTTTCAAACATGGTACATCAGTATCCTCTCTGGGCAATGTCTTCCTTTGTCTCACCAACCTCATGGAAAAACATGCTACCAGGCTAAACCTACCTCCTCTCAGATTCAAACCATTGACCTTATCCTTATCAAGATGGGCCCTATCAGAAGTCTCTCTCCATATTTCTTTTACTCATTTTATATAGTAAACATCACAGTGAGTTCTTCAGAGCACCTTTTCACCTGAGGCTGAAAGGCTTCACACTGCCCATCTCTGTGGCAGAATTGTTCCATCCCTTTGAGAATTTCTGATATcctcctctggacatgctcTGACAGGTctcacaaaagcagaaaatcacGGAACAACAAGATtgaagagaccttcaagatccctgagtccaacccatgccctaacacccCAACTATATtatggcactgagtgccatatCCAGTCTTTTATTAAACACATACAGGGATGGagactgcaccacctccctgtgAAGACAACTCCAGTACTCAATCACTGTTTCCATAAAAAACGTTTTTGCTAACATCCAGCCTATATTTCCCTAGGCACAGCTTAAGACTCTCTGCTCTCATTCTGTCAGTTGCTcctcccttgtcctgctggcccCACTACTTGTTATCCAGCCCAGAATGTGACTCACTTCCAGGCCTGCAAGAACTCCCTGCGAGCTTCTATCCCCTTTGTCACCCACCAGGACCTCAAGTCCTCCTCCACAGGCCAGCTCTCAATCCCCCAGGTTTGGACTGAAAGgggattgccctgacccaggtgcatGATTTTACACTTGACCCTGTTGAACTTAATACGGCTGACATGAGTCCACTCCTCCAGGCTGTCCAGGTCCCTGGGGATGACATCCAATCCTTCTGCTGAATCTGAGGCACCAATTAGCTTGGTGTCAGCTGCAAACCTGTAGAGAGCACTCTCAATCCAATCAGCTATGTCACTGATAAAGATCCTGAATATATTGGGCCAATAGAGGCCCTCAAAGGCCCCACACGTTGGTAGTTTCCTGCTGGGCAATGAGATATTGTCTACAACTCTCTGAGCTCCACCTGCACTTGGACAATAGGAACAGATGGGACCTTTCAGGTCAGATCAGATATCCTGAGCTCATGCTCAAACCAGAAAGCAAGGcaagagttttttcttgagcagaagcaaaacaaatcaGATTGTACAcacctaattttattttatgaagtCATTATCAGCTCTCATGTGTCCTTTTTCCACAATGTGGCCTGTTAACTTCCCTACAAATAAAATTCTCTACATATAAACGCCTTATAATGGGCCTTGTTCATATACTATGAGAAGATATGAGAGACTCCTTTTagtttttccttcattttcttcacatCAACAATCCTGACTTAGAGTATTAAGGTGagtttttgctgcagaaaaccATTTGGATTTTCTAATGCAAAATGCCTTTTCTCcagaaacagggaaaatgaACCATGaccttccaggaaaaaaaggccTGAAAGGAAGTGTAATTACAACTGTGAGGGAACTGTGTATCATAATGTtccagggacacagaggtggATAGAGGAGGATTCTCACAAGAATCACAGGCCATTCTACTCAGACATAAATGTTCTAGCTACACACATTCTGATATCTTATTCCCATTGCctttcaaaacagagaaatcagGATCATAACAAAAATGGCACAGGCCTTGGCACCAGGTTTGAATCCAAACCACTGCTCATCCAGAAACACATTGGCCCAGCCATGTTCCTTATTCCAGGCTAGTCCCTCACATTCCTTGCTCTGCATGCACAACTTCAGTTGCACTACAGGCAGTACACGTGCAATCCAGTGATATTCATGGGAAATAGAAATGTATCAAAGTCTTTCTACTGGCAGCTGAACATCTTCATGGGTGAACATAGATGAGAACAACTCCCACCACCTGATAATCTGAACAGACCTCTCCTTAAAAGGGACTATCAGCCAAGCCAAGGCCTACTTGTAGAACAtaggaaacaaggaaggaatAGGAAAGCCACAGAAGTTAAGAATCATGGCGTAACATTTCAGACTATGTCAAGTGCAGCAGGTATACAAGAAGCATCGTCTACCTTGCAAAGAGTACACAAGACTTTACACCAAAGACCACAGGCATGGCTCTCTAAGTTctttggaaaacaagaaaaatgcacagaacCATAACTATGGGAATAAAACCAGGAGATATTGAATGTTTATACCAACCTCCTAAACATTTCAAACTACACCACAGCAAACTCTTTTACCAGCCCTGCCTCTATGCAGACAGAAAGCCTCAGTGCTCAAACAGGGACTTCTTTGCAAACAGACACCATTAAAGACGTGTTTCCCACACAACTTCTCCTCATGGCGAATAAGGATCACAGCACAGATCCACAAGTGAGCTTCTCTGTTCACACACATTTCAAGAAATGTGGAATGTACAACACCCCAAACCAGAATTTCCTATCAAAACTACCATCCCATGCCCTACATTCTCCACACACAAACACTTTAAATCCTAACAAAATGTCACTGGTAACTTCATATGAGCAAAATCCATTCATAACATCTGAAGGTTGGTCAAGGCTGGGGATAGCCCAGTACACTTAAGACAGGATTTTACATCACAGTCTTACAAGGCCATACACCTGGAAAATGACAGTTCTTAGACACAGAATCTCTGAAGCATGTTTGCATTTGCATGGGTATGTCTGCAGACAAATTCATGCAAGTCTGTATCTTTTTAGGAtacaggaaaagggggaattcTCTAAGTCACACAGGCCTTGGCACTAGGATTGCTGTGAAAGCACACGGAGCCAAGAGGAGCATGCAAtcccctcctttcctgctctgaggCCAATCTCTCACTGATCTGCCACTGACTTTTCACCATGAATATTTGACAAGAAAGAGTATTTCTTAAAGTGATCTTTTGCAGAAAGACATCTatgaaagtgtttttctttagatctgaaaacaggaaaggcaggaataGGTCAGACAGACCACTCTAACAGATGTCATCTTCCACACACTCTCAGAGACAAAGGCCCAGCTTTAGCTCATTAGATCAAGCAAGACAACCAATTAACACATGCAGAATGGAAGGGATCATCCCATACAGTTCCAGATTATGGCCCTCAGAGTAGCTACATAATTCCTGTATCTATTAGGCATTAAATGAAGTGTTTGATCTTCCCCAATCTTCCATTATGGTATTTCTTACATGTTCAGTCTGTTACTTAAGACTGATGAAAAGATGCAAAGTCTTAGGGAGAATCCCTCAGGGTTCCCTGTACATTTTAAGACACTttcacacacagctcccaggacTCTTATCTCCAACCCTTTGTAACTTATATAGAGTCCTCTGACCCTCAGAAGCTGTAAGAACTTCTGTCATGAAACTCCCAGATGTATGGAAAAAAAGCCCTGTAATGTGCACCATGATCAGGCCATGGACATTCACCAGGTGGGGAAGTGCCTCGCTCAACAAGCTTCAATATCTTCTTATTTCAGTTGCAGGTACtcaactgaacaaaaaaaaagcagggtaTATCATTGCTAAAAAGTCAAGAGAACATTCACTCTGGAGCTCACAAGGGAATATGTACTCAACCATTATTGTAGGCTTCATTTACAACTAAGACAAACTGAATTTCTACATCATCTTCACATATTTCAGTTATTTCTAATCACACCAGAGCACACAAGTTTTTACTTGCTCTGTCTTCATGAGACACCATGAGAGAAAAGTGGCACACACAACTTCTCTTGACTGAGAACAAGGATCACATCATGCATGCATGCAAAGATATATCTTTGTTCAACACTAATAAATTTCTAAtgtaagaaatttaaaatgtcattaacAGATTAAGCAATATGCAGATCTGATTAAAACCCAGTCATCAGAGTAGCAGCTCAGAGACACCATCATCCTACTTCAGCATACTGTGTAACTTGGAAGACAGGTTACTCTCAAACTTTGATGTTCCCTGTGTGCTGACACTCAATACCTGTCATTGACAGGAAATATCACACTACAAGGAAGCAGACTGATGAACCACTACTTGACCAGACAGATTCTGAGAAGTGTGATATCAAGAATAAGATATTTTTACACTCATTTTACTTTTTAGTTCATAACAACAAAGCTAGCAGAAAATGAGAGGTAAGAACCAACTCTTGTAGATTATGGCACTTGGAGTGCAGACATCATCTCAGTCTTTGCCAGGGAATGAGTAGAGTATCCTCTTCCCAAAGCTCACAGTAGGGCAATTGCCATAATTGCACAATTCAGCTATTAGTTACAAACCTCACATCAACC
Protein-coding regions in this window:
- the LOC127060127 gene encoding protocadherin gamma-B5-like, giving the protein MILNFCGFPIPSLFPMFYKIFISDIADWIESALYRFAADTKLIGASDSAEGLDVIPRDLDSLEEWTHVSRIKFNRVKCKIMHLGQGNPLSVQTWGIESWPVEEDLRSWWVTKGIEARREFLQAWNRGEPPGPVQPPSPAQSRAPLSAAIRRLQWRGGASGCRCWPPPSGAQAAAASAAASCPRRLLARPAPAAAAPPTAAAAARGGSPSSLSFSGVCCGRRERLEGRQGSGRRQERGERSEQRMAVRRRQRRGPGGGRALLAALLLLLLGVWGRAAAERVRYAIPEELGRGSLVGPLARDLGLSADELPARKLRLSEEKQYFTVNEENGNLYVNERLDREEICGDSATCSVSFEVLVHNPLNVFHVEVAIEDVNDNSPVFRKAFLDLEIGEWIPPGARFPLEMARDEDAGSNSLLTYQLTSNPSFTLVMKESPDGRKQPELVLEKALDREKQSTFELVLTAVDAGDPSRSGTVHVRVIVTDANDNPPVFSKSLYEARVAENLSVGSLVLRVQATDADAGSNGRVSYSFSNVPDTIRALFTVDSNSGEVRTAGPLDFEEKNKYIFDLEATDGGGLTTHCKAQIDITDENDNAPEVTILSLSSPVAEDAPTGTVVAVLKVRDRDSGENGQVSCELSGEAPLSIVASSGGSYKVVTSGALDREQASEHRVTVVARDRGRPALWSSTELVLEVSDVNDNAPEFEEAAYSAYVAENNAAGALVLRVQARDADAGANGRVSYWLAGGSAGAAALVSVEARSGALYTQRSLDYEQCREFTVAVRAQDGGSPARSSTATVRVFVLDRNDNAPRVLWPAAAAVAAGEAPGGAAALPFEVVPRSAEAGYLVAKVVAVDADAGRNAWLSYELVQASEPALFRVGLHSGEVRTARAVGERDAAKQRVVAVVKDHGQPALSATATLHVVLAESLQEALPELSERPAGAEAAELQFYLVLALALLSALLVLSVALAVVMRLRRAGPPAVLRCLGAQRFSLAGAAFPADFCEGTLPYSYNLCVPAPARAVPEASWPPPPPPVPILSAEELLGGDSCDKPSPNTSAVEGEPPAQPALPQVC
- the LOC115484229 gene encoding protocadherin gamma-A10-like isoform X11, giving the protein MCAAERRWGRRQRILLLGVLLAAWEAAWGQLRYSVPEEKPKGSFVGDVAKDLGLQLQELSDRGVRILNKGRMQYFSLHGKTGHLVTAERIDREQLCRLVEKCVLRCEFIMEGQMQVYGIEVEITDINDNAPSFQQAEKDLRLSEMTALGARFPLAQAHDPDTGRNSLQSYELSGDEHFSLAVQVGPGGDQRPELVLAKALDREEAAFHELVLRASDGGDPARTGTARIRVTVLDANDNAPVFSQAEYTVRVPEDVPVGSVLVTVTATDADEGLNGQVKYSFHKISDRTSELFNLDSETGEITVQEDLDFEEFSSHELEVQAHDGGELYDTAKVAISVTDVNDNAPELTVSSAVSTISEDAQPGTVVALLHVQDGDSGANGDVRCSLEGDVPFRLEKNFEDYYRVVTARELDREQVSEYNVTVRAADGGSPALQSSAVLALRVLDVNDNAPVFLEERYSARVAENNAAGALVLTQAQPNTDWRFSQTQRPGTSGSQNGEEAGAWPNNQFDTEMLQAMILASANEAADGNSTLGGGNGTMGLSARYGPQFTLQHVPDYRQNVYIPGSNATLTNAAGKRDAKNAAPAGGNKKKSGKKEKK
- the LOC115484229 gene encoding protocadherin gamma-A2-like isoform X5 codes for the protein MCAAERRWGRRQRILLLGVLLAAWEAAWGQLRYSVPEEKPKGSFVGDVAKDLGLQLQELSDRGVRILNKGRMQYFSLHGKTGHLVTAERIDREQLCRLVEKCVLRCEFIMEGQMQVYGIEVEITDINDNAPSFQQAEKDLRLSEMTALGARFPLAQAHDPDTGRNSLQSYELSGDEHFSLAVQVGPGGDQRPELVLAKALDREEAAFHELVLRASDGGDPARTGTARIRVTVLDANDNAPVFSQAEYTVRVPEDVPVGSVLVTVTATDADEGLNGQVKYSFHKISDRTSELFNLDSETGEITVQEDLDFEEFSSHELEVQAHDGGELYDTAKVAISVTDVNDNAPELTVSSAVSTISEDAQPGTVVALLHVQDGDSGANGDVRCSLEGDVPFRLEKNFEDYYRVVTARELDREQVSEYNVTVRAADGGSPALQSSAVLALRVLDVNDNAPVFLEERYSARVAENNAAGALVLTVRATDADWGQNARVRYRLAEGRVRGAPLSSYVSVQAETGALYALRSLDYEQLRELQLWVRAEDGGAPALSSNVSVRLQIVDENDNAPQQAQPNTDWRFSQTQRPGTSGSQNGEEAGAWPNNQFDTEMLQAMILASANEAADGNSTLGGGNGTMGLSARYGPQFTLQHVPDYRQNVYIPGSNATLTNAAGKRDAKNAAPAGGNKKKSGKKEKK